TCAAGCTCCTTTACACAACCTCCAAACAACTGGAGAGCTATAGCTTCTTTTACTTCTCTATAACCCTGGATTGAAGGCGCTGTTGAATTAATAATTTTATTATAAACGTCAGGATCGGCTGCGAGTTCTACTATTTCCTGTTCATCTTCTTCACTTATTTGAAGTTCTTCAAATTCCTGTTCAAGTGCATCAATGTAGTTACAGTAGATATAATTTTTGAAAAGTTTTGTCTGTTCATCTCTAACTGTTTTTAAAGTTCCTGTAATCCTTATTATGTCTCCTGGAGTTATGGTGTCCACAAGATCATCTTCTAAAACTACATTAATCTGTCTGGGCTGTTCTCCCCCAGATAAATTTTCAAGAGGTTCTTGAAGCTTTGTAGTCTGAGTATCAATAAATTCAGATTCGTCTTGAATTAATCTAAATGATCTGCCACCGCACTCTTGACATAGTGCAGGTTCGCTTATCATGTTGCTTTTTTGGGGAACTTCATGAAGCCTCATGCAGCTTCGACATTCAAACATCGCATTTACAATTCGCGGACGGATTTCATTGGCTTTCCTAATAATTCCGTCAACTGCAACGAATTTACCGATATACTTACTTTTTAGGTCCCTTAAAGGAATTACATTACTTAAATTTTCAAACCTCACCTGTAAATCCGCATTTTTTCTGGCTGTATCTATGTTTTTTATTGCCTTTTGTGCTGCCTGTATAACTTCTTCTGGCTTTTCGATCAGCAAATCAGCCAAGTCCGGGTCAAACATCTCGAGCTGTAAATAGTTCACTACTACAGATCTTTCGTCAGGATACTTGGCGAGCGCTTCAGAAACAATCTCTTTACATTCGGGTGTGCTGAAAAACTCTTCAAATTTTGCTACTGATGTTTTTGATTTTTCGGTTATGGTGTCCATTGTTAAAGTATATCTATGTATAATATAATATCCTTTACTATACAAATGATAAAAATTAATTAATTAATGAAGTTTATTTTCAATAATTTATAAAACCTAAAACGGTTAATCTGGTGATATAATGAAAAGATCAAGGTTAAACTTATTCAAATTTACATCAATGACAATATCAGTTCTGGGAATAATATTGCTGGTCCTTTTCATAGGTGTTGTTGCGTATATAGTCGTTGCTGATGTATCATCTAAAGTTTCCTCTAATGTGGGTACTGGTTCTGCTTATGATACTTTGGCGTCGTTAAAATCGGAGTATTCTACGTTGAATAATTCATTTAATACAGTTAAGTCTAAAGCGGGTAAATCTTCAAGTAGTAAAATTAGAAATGATACTATTGATGCTGAACTTCAGCTTGTAAAAGCGCAGACTGCAATAACAGATGTGGAAAGTGCATTATCTACAAATCAGCCTCAGGATGTAGTTAACACTAGACTTAATGCAGCTATTGCTCAATTACAGAAAACTCAAAAAAGTGTAAGTACTGTAACTGGTGAAGTTTCTTAGCTATTAAAAATGAATATTTTTTATAGGTGGACAGCTGGAGTGAATCCGGCTTGTTTACATTAATTTTAGTTTAAGCACAAAAAAGGAATAAAAGAAGACTTAGTAAAAAGTCATTTCTAACGTGTCATGAAATCGCTGATTAATTTTGCACTGCAGAGCATGACGTGCTTCTCGTTCGCGCAATGCCAAACTTATGGCTCTATGGGCCATATCTTCCAGTTCATCTCGAGGTAATTCTTTGATACGTTCTATTAACGTTTCTCTTGGTAGTTCTTCACTTTCTAACAAGAAATAAAATGAGTTTTTAAAAAGTTCTTCATCTATGTGCTTCATACATTATTATATTATTTTTATTCATTAATATAATTTATGCACTGCTTTTAGATAATACTTATTTCAAATAAAAATATTATTGTTATTCATTTATGATAATAATTTAATTCAATAAAGTAATAACAATAAAAAGGTTAAAATCTAATTCTAAGTAGTAAAAACGAGTACACTATTTGATCTTTAATAGAGAATAGGGATGCATTTGGGGCAATGATTATGATCTTTGGGTATAATTCCAATGTTTTATTTGAATTATCCCTAAATTATTGAGATTTAGTTATTTAATCGAATTACATTTTAATATATTCGTTATCAGTTAGTAATGTTAATTAAATGAACATATTCTTGTTTGGATGTATTTTCTCATTAGCCATATGCCCCACTATAAAAATTAATTCTTATTCAAAAACTAATATTTTTTTAAGGCTATTAAATACATTTCAACACTTTTCTTCCTTGAAGACGGAGGTTTTGTTGTTTTAACTATTTTAAATTTCTTTTTAACCTCTTTAAGAAGTGATTGAAATCCTTCTCCCTGAAATACCTTTATAATCATGCTGCCGTCAATTTTAAGGACTTCATCTGCAATTTTTAATGCATTTTCCACGATATCAATGGATTTAAGCTGATCAATGTCTTTTATTCCAGTTAGTTTAGGTGCAGCATCAGATAAGATTATATCTGCATTCCATTCAAGCGAATCCTTTATTTTTTCCACAGTTTCACTTTCTGTAAAATCGCCTGTAATCTGAATAAAGTTTTCATTCTCAAATGGTCTTATCCTTTGAAGATCCACAGCAACAACTTTCCCGTCATCTCCAACTATATCCAGCGCTACTTGAGACCAGCCTCCTGGTGCAGCACCTAAATCTACCACGTAATCTCGAGGTTTAATAATTCTGAATTTCTTATTAAGCTGTATTAATTTGTATGATGCTCGGGATCTGTATTTTTCCTTTTTTGCCATTTTATAGTAATGTTCACTTTTACTTTCAATTTTCCATTTTTCACTCATTTTAAACTCCTTTAAAATTATTTTATATTGTCAAATTTAATAAAACTGATTTTATTATGGTTTCTGAAAATTAAGGGCCTTACATACTGGTTTTCCAATTTTAATTATTTCTACATCAACTTTTTTATTTTCAATTTTAAGAAGCATAACTGATGGATCGGATAACCTTGGAACAGTTGGACTGCCTGGATTTAAAAGAAGCACGTCTTCTAATTCAGTTATGAATGACCAGTGTGTGTGGCCTGTAATAAGGATTTCAACTCCAAGTTCCATTGCAATATATTTTAACTGTTGGGTGTCTCCTTGGGGATAGACTTGGCCGTGGTTGAGCCCAATTTTTATGCCTTCAACCTCAAAAACAACACTTTTTGGAAGTTTAATGCCGCAAGCTCGGTCCATATTCCCTTGAGAACATTTAGTTGGAGCTATTTTTTCAAGTTCCTCCAGTACATCGTAAGATACCAGATCTCCTGCATGCAGGATCATATCCACATCTTTAAATATGTCAAACACTTTTTCAGGTATCTTTGAAGCTCTCTCTGGAATGTGAGTATCGGATATAACGCCAATTAACATTTTAATCTCCTTTGTATCTAATAATATCAATATGTAATAGAAAAAGATTGTGAGTACACTGCTTGAAAATCAGGGTTTAATTATTTCATGAATTTAAATATAATTTACTTGATGTATATCATTTAAATCTTGAATAAGAAGTATTTAACTATTTTACATGACTTGAAATATAAAAATTTTATAATTCAATAAATTGTATATGTCTTTAAATATACGAAGGTTACTATATTAATAGATCATAGATTTAAATAAGATGATTATTACATATATTTATCTTAATATTAAAAATAATTAAATCAATATGCTATAATAATACATATAATATAAAATGTTATTTGAGTACTATTTTGAGTGATATCATGCATGAAGTCATAATTTGTGAAAAGCCAAAATCATCTGAGAAAATAGCTAATGCGCTTTCTAGAAATACAATTAAAAATAGCTATAAAAAGGTTCCGTACTATGAATTTGAAGAAAATGGGAAAAAAACAACTGTGTTATCTGCGGTAGGACATTTATACTCCCTTTCACCTACAAATTCAAAACAGGACAAAATTTTTGATATAGATTGGGTTCCACTTTATGATAAAGATAAACAGAAAAAATACGTTAAAAATTATGTGGATGCCATTAAAAAGCTTGCAAAAGGCGCTGATAAATTTATTCATGCTTGCGATTACGATATAGAAGGAACTGTAATTGGATATAATGCATTGAAGTATGCATGTGGTGAAGACAGTATAGATAAAGCTACAAGGATGAAATTTTCAACCCTTACCAAAGAAGATATAGTTAAAGCTTATGAAAATCCAATCCCTATCGATTTTCATCAGGTTGACAGCGGTATTGCAAGACACGTACTTGATTTCTTATTTGGGGTTAATATATCCAAATATCTCACTGATTCTGTAAGAGAAGCTACATCAAGGTATGTTCAGCTTTCTGCAGGTAGAGTTCAAACTCCAACACTTTCTATACTGGTTGATCGTGAAAAAGAGATTAAAAACTTCAAACCAATTCCTTACTGGCTTATAAAAGCAGCTCTTGAAGATGATATAATCGCTGATCATAAGGCTGGGAAAATATTTGAAAGGAAAGAAGCAGACGGCATCTTAGCTGACTGTGGGGATGCAGATGCAGTTGTAACAGATGTTACTTTAAGGGAAAACAAAAGAACACCTCCAGTTCCTTTTGATCTGGGAAGTCTCCAGTCAGAGGCATACGGAGTATTTGGATTCAGCCCTAAAAGAACCCAGCAAATTGCTCAAAACCTTTATACAGAAGGTTACACTTCTTATCCCCGTACTTCTTCACAGAAACTCCCAAAAAGTATCGGATATGATAAGATACTTAAGCAGTTGAGTAAAAATGCAGAGTTCAAAAAGCATGTAGATGCACTCAAAAAACCTTTAAAACCAAATGAAGGTAAAAAAACAGATGAAGCGCACCCTGCTATTCACCCAACAGGTACGTTACCTACTGGGCTGGATACAAATGAACAGAAACTGTATGAACTTATAGTTTACAGGTTTATATCTGTATTTGGAGAAGATGCACTTCAAGAATCCATGAAAACGAAATTAAATATTAATTCGCAGGAATTTTCATTCAGCAGAAAAAGAATGGCAAAAATGGGATGGCTTGAACATTATCCCTTCAGGAAAATTGAAGATGAAAAATTCCCTGACATTAAGAAAGGGGATACATTAAAGGTTAATGAAATTTTATGCGAAGAAAAGGAAACAAAACCACCTGCAAGATACAATCAAGCTTCTTTAATACGTGAACTCGAGAAAAGAGGTCTCGGTACTAAATCAACCAGGGCAAATATAATATCTATCCTCTACGACAGAAAATACATTGAAGGTCAGAAAATACAGGTTAATGAACTTGGTGAACACCTTATAGATACACTAAAAGAGTATTCTGAGGATATAACAAGCGAGGAACTTACAAGAAAGTTCGAAACTGAACTTGAAGATATCATGGCGGATAAGATTACCAAAGACAACGTTATAGAAGAAGCTAAAGTTGGACTTTCATCTATTCTCGACGATATTGAGAAAAATAAATCTAAGATCGGTGAGAAACTTTATGAGGCTTACCAGGAAAGCAGAATTGTAGGCCAATGTAAGTGCGGCGGTAACCTGGTTATGAAATATTCTTACAGGACCAAAGGCACATTTGTGGGATGTTCTGCTTATCCAAAATGTAAGGTAACTTACCCTATACCTAGAGGTACCAACGTACTTAAAACCAAATGTGAAAAGTGCGGACTTCCAATGATATCATTTGGAAAACCACGTCAGAGGGCATGTCTGGATCCAAAATGTGGTAGGAATGGTAAAGAATCGACAAATGAAGTTGTTGGCGTTTGTCCTCAATGTGGTGAACAGCTTATTAAACGAATGGGTCGGTATGGAGAATTTATAGGCTGCAGCGGGTTCCCAAAATGCAGATTTACAAAATCTGTAGAAGAACAGGAAGCTAAATAATTGAATTAATTTAGTTCATTTTCTAATTTTTTAAAATAGACTTTATAGATCTTTATTTTATTATAAACTATTTTTAATAATCTGTTTTGTTATATTTTATTCTTTAAATCACTTAATGCTTTTATAAATATGGCTGAGTTTTTGAAAGTACAAAAGCCGTAGTATCTATACCTTTTTAAACACCTCTGTACTAAACTGAGTATAATAAAATTCACTCATAAAATAGTAATTTAGAGGATCATATATGGATGCAAAAGAGACTTTGTTCAAACTTAAACCAGCGCTGATTATACTCCTGTTATTTTTAATGGCTTTCCTACTTAGAATGGATGCAATGTCTGTATCGGGGGTGCCCCAGGATTATAAAGCATATTTTGAGGATCAAAATGGTTTTCCATACTTCAGTGAAATGGACTCCTACTACAACTATAGATTGACTCAGGATTATCTTAACCACGGCTATCTTGGAGATACAATAATAAATGGAACTCCATGGGATTTGCATTCTTATTATCCCTCGGGTAGATCAGCAGAGTACCCCCCGCTTATTATTTATATCACTGCGTTTGCATATAAGCTGATTAATTCATTTACAAACGTGCCCTTAAATGGAGTTGCTGTGTGGCTGGCCCCATTTATAGCATCGCTGGCTGTTATTCCTGCTTATTTATTTGTGAGGAGGCTTACCAATGATTATGGGGGGATAACTGCGGGAATTTTAGCGGGTCTAGCTCCATGGTACTTTTCCCACACATTCGCAGGATTTTTTGACACTGACATTTTTGCCGCGCTATTCCCAATTCTGATTGTCGGATTTTTTATTGTAGGCACGCTTGCAAAGAATATCAAGACTAGATTGATTTATATAATGTTATCTGCTATTTCAGTACTTGTTTACTCAATGGCATGGCAAGAATGGTGGTATATGTTTTATCTCGTGATAGGTACTGGAATTATATATCTTTTAATTTCAAATTATATTCTCAAAATGGAGACAGTTAAACCATCTAAAGAGTATCCTAATAGGTTCAAATGGTTTCTGGATCAGCCAGTACTCTTTTCGCTGGTAGTATTTGCGGTTGCAGGATTTCTTTTAGTAAGCATCATCATGGGATTCTCGGAATTTACAGGTATTATTTCCAGTATTTCTCAAGCTACTCAATTACAGAGTTCAGTTCAAGGAACATCATATCCAAATGTATATTTGTCAGTTAGAGAGATGTTAACCCCTGGATTCTGGAATGTTGTAGATGGGGTAGGTGGAATATTACCATTTATGCTGGGAATTATGATTATTCCTTTCCTTTTATTGAAACTAAGTCAGAATACTCGTACAAAAGAATTAAAAGCACCAAAAAGGAAGAGTAAACCTAGAAGAAAGTCTAAAAAAAGAGCAAATGTTATTGAAGAAAAAAGGAATACTTTAGAGGATCCTCATATAACAGAAGATAAAAAAAATTACCTTTTATACGTAATTTTATTTACAATATGGCTTTTGGGATTGGGTTACCTTCTAACAAAAGGGCAACGATTTATTGAAAACTTTTCAGTCCCAATAGTATTAGGTGCAGGAATTTTAATTGGTTTACTTGTACCTTACTTCAAAAAATACATAAAAGATACCAGATACTCTGCACTGGCCATTTTATTTGTAATTGCAGTTGTGGCATATTCACCTGTAGCAACAGCATATACATTTTCAAATCAAATAGTTCCAAGTGCAGATGATTCAATGTATGAATTATTAACATGGGTCAAAGATAACACCCCTCCAAATACGGTTTTAACTTCATGGTGGGATTTTGGCCATTTTTTCACGGCAGTAGGGGACAGGCCGGTTACTTTTGACGGCGGGTCTCAAAATACGCCTCGTGCCTACTGGGTTGGAAGGGCTTTGCTAACGAGCAACGAAAACTTATCTGTCGGAATACTTAGGATGTTGACTTCAAGCGGTGAAGAGGGTATTTCAACCCTTGAAAATTATACACATGATACTGGTAAAAGTGTTGAAATATTGAACAAAATTTTACCAGTTGATAAACAGGCAGCCCAAACTATGCTTACAAAAGATTATAATTTAACTCCGGTTCAGGCTCAAAATGTGTTACAGTATACACATCCTACCAATTCTGCTCCATACAAGCTTATATTAAGTGCAGATATGATTATTAAGGCTGGAGTGTGGTCAGAATTTGGAAATTGGAATTTCCAAAACGGAACTGGACAGGGTTATGGTTATTCTGCACAGCAGGCATCTGTCAGCCCATTAGGCGGTACTGTAGCGATTCATGCGCAAAATGGTATTGTTGCGCAGATAAATGGAACTCAGATAACTGCGGGATTGGCATATACTCAGAATAATCAAACTCAAATACTGGCGCCTCATAAGCTGATTGTAATTAAAAATAATCAAATAGTAATGAATCAAATTGTTTCTAATCAGAGCTCAATAAGCATACTTTTAGCTATGGACAATAACAGTTGCCTGGCTGTGGCTATGAACAAGGAACTTGAAAATTCCATGTTTACACGGCTGTACTTTGAAAATGGCGCAGGTTTAAGTAGATTCAAATTTGCACATTCTGTAGGCGGATATGTAGTTTGGAACGTGAATTAGATCATTGGGGATCTAATTCATTTTATTAATTTATAATTGGGAAATTCGAGCTTTTATAGATATTTATTGACTAAATTATGATTTACATGATGTTCCGTATTCTATTTACAAGAATATCAGTTGCACTAACAATACCTACAATTTGACCAGCTTCTTCTACTGGTAATCTCCAGATACCATGGTCTACCATTTCTTTGGCAGCATGCTCTATTTTATCATCGGTATGAATTGTTACGAGGTGTGTTTCCATTGCATCATGAACTTTGATATCCTTTAAATTATGGTCATTACCGATTTCTTCCAAAACATCCCATGTTGTAATTATTCCCACTACTTCTCCATCATGTTCTACTATAAGGCTTCCGCCTTCACCTTCCTCTGTAGATTTTTTTAAAGCAACTTCTAGATTTTCATCTTCATCTATGGTCTCTACTCCCTCTACCATAATTTCTCTAACATCCATCATATCACCTAATTAACTCCTATAAAAATATGTTACCCAATCTGACACTTGATATTAAGTTTCAACTAATTATTATTACTTTCTATGGTGATAATATGATCTGAAACTGAAAACATTTTTAAGTATGAAAAAGCTAATAGTAACTATATTTAATTAAATGATGTTTAAAGAACTGTAATTTTAAATGAAATGATTAAAAACATTTTTAAGAATGAAAACGCTAACAGTAATTATTAATAGTAATTCTATTTAATAGTTAACGTTTAATGAACTGTCATTTTATGAAATGTGTCATATTTGCAGTATTTATGTAAATAGGTATTTTATGTATTTATAATGATTTTTATAACTTGAACTAATTTTATGTGAGAATTATGGCTCTTGAAGATAGAATTAAACAGATTGAGGATGAAATTAAGAAAACGCCGTATAATAAGGCTACTTCACATCATATAGGTAAGCTTAAAGCTAAATTATCTCAGCTTAAGGAGGAGTCTATAAAGAGAAGCAGTAAAGGAACAAAAGGGTCAGGCTTCCATGTGAAAAAAAGTGGGGATGCGACAGTGGTACTGGTAGGATTTCCATCAGTTGGAAAATCAACCCTTTTAAACGATATTACAAATGCTGAATCTAAAATTGGAGCATATGAATTTACAACATTAGAGATAGTTCCAGGCGTTATGGAGTATGAAGGCGCTAAAATTCAGGTATTTGATATTCCGGGAATAATAACAGGCGCTTCAAAGGGAAAAGGTCGTGGAAGAGAAATACTGTCAGTTGCAAGAAATGCTGATCTGATACTTATAATACTCGATGTTTTTAACCCTCAGCATATAAATGTCATATCTGAAGAACTTAGAAATATAGGG
This genomic window from Methanobacterium veterum contains:
- a CDS encoding RlmE family RNA methyltransferase, translating into MSEKWKIESKSEHYYKMAKKEKYRSRASYKLIQLNKKFRIIKPRDYVVDLGAAPGGWSQVALDIVGDDGKVVAVDLQRIRPFENENFIQITGDFTESETVEKIKDSLEWNADIILSDAAPKLTGIKDIDQLKSIDIVENALKIADEVLKIDGSMIIKVFQGEGFQSLLKEVKKKFKIVKTTKPPSSRKKSVEMYLIALKKY
- a CDS encoding metallophosphoesterase, whose product is MLIGVISDTHIPERASKIPEKVFDIFKDVDMILHAGDLVSYDVLEELEKIAPTKCSQGNMDRACGIKLPKSVVFEVEGIKIGLNHGQVYPQGDTQQLKYIAMELGVEILITGHTHWSFITELEDVLLLNPGSPTVPRLSDPSVMLLKIENKKVDVEIIKIGKPVCKALNFQKP
- the topA gene encoding DNA topoisomerase I: MHEVIICEKPKSSEKIANALSRNTIKNSYKKVPYYEFEENGKKTTVLSAVGHLYSLSPTNSKQDKIFDIDWVPLYDKDKQKKYVKNYVDAIKKLAKGADKFIHACDYDIEGTVIGYNALKYACGEDSIDKATRMKFSTLTKEDIVKAYENPIPIDFHQVDSGIARHVLDFLFGVNISKYLTDSVREATSRYVQLSAGRVQTPTLSILVDREKEIKNFKPIPYWLIKAALEDDIIADHKAGKIFERKEADGILADCGDADAVVTDVTLRENKRTPPVPFDLGSLQSEAYGVFGFSPKRTQQIAQNLYTEGYTSYPRTSSQKLPKSIGYDKILKQLSKNAEFKKHVDALKKPLKPNEGKKTDEAHPAIHPTGTLPTGLDTNEQKLYELIVYRFISVFGEDALQESMKTKLNINSQEFSFSRKRMAKMGWLEHYPFRKIEDEKFPDIKKGDTLKVNEILCEEKETKPPARYNQASLIRELEKRGLGTKSTRANIISILYDRKYIEGQKIQVNELGEHLIDTLKEYSEDITSEELTRKFETELEDIMADKITKDNVIEEAKVGLSSILDDIEKNKSKIGEKLYEAYQESRIVGQCKCGGNLVMKYSYRTKGTFVGCSAYPKCKVTYPIPRGTNVLKTKCEKCGLPMISFGKPRQRACLDPKCGRNGKESTNEVVGVCPQCGEQLIKRMGRYGEFIGCSGFPKCRFTKSVEEQEAK
- a CDS encoding STT3 domain-containing protein, whose product is MDAKETLFKLKPALIILLLFLMAFLLRMDAMSVSGVPQDYKAYFEDQNGFPYFSEMDSYYNYRLTQDYLNHGYLGDTIINGTPWDLHSYYPSGRSAEYPPLIIYITAFAYKLINSFTNVPLNGVAVWLAPFIASLAVIPAYLFVRRLTNDYGGITAGILAGLAPWYFSHTFAGFFDTDIFAALFPILIVGFFIVGTLAKNIKTRLIYIMLSAISVLVYSMAWQEWWYMFYLVIGTGIIYLLISNYILKMETVKPSKEYPNRFKWFLDQPVLFSLVVFAVAGFLLVSIIMGFSEFTGIISSISQATQLQSSVQGTSYPNVYLSVREMLTPGFWNVVDGVGGILPFMLGIMIIPFLLLKLSQNTRTKELKAPKRKSKPRRKSKKRANVIEEKRNTLEDPHITEDKKNYLLYVILFTIWLLGLGYLLTKGQRFIENFSVPIVLGAGILIGLLVPYFKKYIKDTRYSALAILFVIAVVAYSPVATAYTFSNQIVPSADDSMYELLTWVKDNTPPNTVLTSWWDFGHFFTAVGDRPVTFDGGSQNTPRAYWVGRALLTSNENLSVGILRMLTSSGEEGISTLENYTHDTGKSVEILNKILPVDKQAAQTMLTKDYNLTPVQAQNVLQYTHPTNSAPYKLILSADMIIKAGVWSEFGNWNFQNGTGQGYGYSAQQASVSPLGGTVAIHAQNGIVAQINGTQITAGLAYTQNNQTQILAPHKLIVIKNNQIVMNQIVSNQSSISILLAMDNNSCLAVAMNKELENSMFTRLYFENGAGLSRFKFAHSVGGYVVWNVN
- a CDS encoding CBS domain-containing protein, producing the protein MDVREIMVEGVETIDEDENLEVALKKSTEEGEGGSLIVEHDGEVVGIITTWDVLEEIGNDHNLKDIKVHDAMETHLVTIHTDDKIEHAAKEMVDHGIWRLPVEEAGQIVGIVSATDILVNRIRNIM